In Gambusia affinis linkage group LG06, SWU_Gaff_1.0, whole genome shotgun sequence, one DNA window encodes the following:
- the capn12 gene encoding calpain-12 → MVKLERSKSSLALSHYWDSSSSGGPGASTFLPGLDRAGEALLGSGNMASDGAAAPLGSIDNPVKFQNQDFDALLQECLKEGKLFTDPTFPAEQKSVGMPKDPNPAKEIKWKRPKEISADALFVEDTIGTTDICQGQLGDCWLLAALSALTVHSKLFAKVVPPNQSLSDSYAGIFHFRFWQYGEWVEVVVDDRLPVREGRLLFSYSRTRNEFWSALVEKAYAKLVGSYGSLKGGNISEGMEDFTGGIAYSLPVASRTPPVLWRMLTAALSRGSLLSCFIQASSYSEVGKVTADGLVKGHAYAITDTDKVARGPEEVLLLKLRNPWGFVEFCGSWSDKCKEWEDTAQSEKQRIELKLEEDGEFWISAGDFSVMFGVVELCSVSPDSLEDGDAATGQSTWTLSEHKGSWVPGSSAGGSRKYNKSFWKNPQFELVLREQDQEDEDEEEEEEENDGEEDEIDKGEEVLKEKNKAKTQKKKHCTVLVELLQKNRRQNDKINFLYVAFHVYKVPLELQGACLDRNFFMKTRPVGRSGAYKAQRGVWRKLRLDPGHYVIVGSTYRPNQPGEFFVRIFSKTRNTLEVQDFTCSSDYLPVMAAPLLPEDQTKVEKTFDEKAGPDDRLNAQEIMKLINSVFDKSCHLPLETCRQIIFGEDTEGRSTLSREQAETVLADLRTLQSVFVQFDEDSSGSISPFELSLALETIGMTCDSKVVQLLSERFVGGEPHLSFHGFVSCVSRLRKLFALFESETSPEVKDRGINSWLLQFLAL, encoded by the exons ATGGTCAAATTAGAAAGATCAAAGTCCTCGTTGGCACTGAGTCATTACTGGGactccagctcctctgggggcCCCGGGGCCTCTACATTCCTTCCTGGTCTGGACCGAGCCGGGGAGGCACTCCTTGGTTCCG GCAACATGGCTTCTGACGGCGCGGCGGCCCCTCTGGGCTCCATCGACAACCCGGTGAAGTTCCAGAACCAGGACTTCGACGCTCTGCTGCAGGAGTGTCTGAAGGAGGGGAAGCTGTTTACAGATCCCACTTTTCCTGCTGAGCAGAAGTCCGTCGGGATGCCCAAAGATCCAAATCCAGCGAAGGAGATCAAATGGAAGCGACCCAAG GAAATCAGTGCAGATGCCTTGTTTGTGGAGGACACCATTGGGACAACAGATATCTGTCAGGGCCAACTGG GTGACTGCTGGCTGCTGGCTGCCCTCTCCGCGCTCACCGTCCACTCGAAGCTCTTTGCTAAGGTGGTTCCCCCCAACCAGAGCCTGTCGGATTCGTACGCGGGGATCTTCCATTTCAGG TTCTGGCAGTATGGTGAGTGGGTGGAGGTGGTTGTGGATGACAGGCTGCCAGTGCGCGAAGGCCGTCTGCTCTTCAGCTACTCTCGCACCCGCAACGAGTTTTGGAGCGCCCTGGTGGAGAAGGCCTACGCCAA GTTGGTGGGGTCCTACGGGAGCCTGAAGGGCGGCAACATCTCGGAGGGCATGGAGGACTTCACGGGAGGCATCGCGTACTCTCTTCCCGTGGCGTCCCGCACCCCGCCGGTCCTCTGGAGGATGCTGACCGCCGCTCTGTCCAGAGGCAGCCTGCTCAGCTGCTTCATCCAG GCCTCGAGCTACAGCGAGGTCGGTAAGGTGACGGCGGACGGGCTGGTGAAGGGCCACGCCTACGCCATCACGGACACAGACAAG GTAGCAAGAGGACCGGAGGAGGTTTTGCTGCTGAAGCTGAGGAACCCGTGGGGTTTTGTTGAGTTTTGCGGCTCCTGGAGTGACAA GTGCAAGGAGTGGGAGGACACGGCGCAGTCGGAGAAGCAGCGGATCGAGCTCAAACTGGAAGAAGACGGGGAGTTCTG GATCAGCGCCGGTGATTTCAGCGTGATGTTTGGCGTCGTGGAGCTCTGCAGTGTGAGTCCAGACTCTCTGGAGGACGGAGACGCAGCCACCGGCCAGTCCACTTGGACCCTCAGCGAACACAAAGGATCCTGGGTACCAGGAAGCTCCGCTGGCGGCAGCCGCAAATACAACA AGTCCTTCTGGAAGAACCCCCAGTTCGAGTTGGTGCTCAGAGAGCAGGACCAGGAAGACGAGGacgaggaagaagaggaggaggagaacgaCGGCGAGGAGGACGAGATCGACAAGGGCGAGGAGGTTCTGAAAGAGAAGAACAAAGCCAAGACGCAGAAAAAGAAGCATTGCACGGtgctggtggagctgctgcagaaaaaccGCCGGCAGAACGACAAGATCAACTTCCTGTACGTCGCTTTCCACGTCTACAAG GTTCCTCTTGAG CTGCAAGGTGCCTGCCTGGACCGCAACTTCTTCATGAAAACCCGCCCGGTGGGTCGTTCTGGGGCATACAAGGCCCAGAG GGGCGTCTGGAGGAAGCTGCGTCTGGATCCGGGTCATTATGTCATCGTCGGATCCACTTATCGGCCCAACCAGCCCGGAGAGTTCTTCGTTCGCATTTTCtccaaaacaagaaacactCTTGA GGTTCAGGACTTCACCTGCTCCTCTGACTACCTACCG GTTATGGCTGCTCCTCTCCTCCCAGAGGACCAAACCAAAGTTGAGAAGACTTTTGATGAGAAGGCCGGCCCA gATGACAGGCTGAACGCTCAAGAGATCATGAAGCTGATCAACTCAG TGTTTGACAAAAGTTGCCATCTGCCTCTGGAGACGTGCCGACAGATCATCTTCGGAGAGGAT ACCGAGGGGCGCTCCACTCTCAGCCGTGAGCAAGCAGAGACCGTGCTGGCTGATCTGCGCACTCTGCAG TCCGTCTTTGTTCAGTTTGATGAGGACTCTTCTGGAAGCATCAGCCCCTTCGAGCTCAGCTTGGCACTAGAAACCATCG GAATGACGTGTGACAGCAAAGTAGTCCAGCTCCTTTCTGAGCGCTTTGTTGGCGGAGAGCCTCACCTGTCCTTCCATGGCTTCGTCTCCTGTGTCTCCAGGCTGCGCAAACTCTTCG CTCTGTTTGAGTCCGAGACGAGCCCAGAGGTGAAAGACAGAGGCATCAACTCT TGGCTGCTTCAGTTTCTGGCTCTGTAA